One genomic window of Nitrospiraceae bacterium includes the following:
- a CDS encoding RHS repeat-associated core domain-containing protein — protein sequence MSTWNRVSPVNASDNGDGGRVKKTATSGGNTTTTYIGKLYVCEGGGCAKLLYAGGQRIAIKQVSSGSISYFHPDHLGSTSVLTNGSGTKEEDLVYYPYGETYTNTGTANVAYKYTGKELDDSTGLYFYEARYYDAALGRFISPDTIVPDPGNPQDFNRYTYANNNPILYNDPTGHFGFKSIKKGFKKVSNFLKDKLGPVGFVLAAVTIQRWDFITGTAFLTQSKEGRYVLAGEIIVATAVATYYCGGCGAAPYLQGALAGELSLGTTGGLSAARNGGDISKGVLFGTATGAVVGAISGGTLDKFGVIERTTGLVNLPTLGMSGPFVTGTAISGGILSAGQGATEAYAGGTGNLHAIFNGASAGAIRGAIKSPFTTYASGLFFNGDGTSLDLSWQAPDGQGLGGTTNLGIPIGSTLKGIKNFLDGSLTKGITNSIITAGGSVAGAEIFR from the coding sequence GTGTCGACATGGAACAGGGTATCCCCGGTCAATGCCAGTGACAATGGAGATGGGGGACGCGTCAAAAAGACGGCCACCTCGGGCGGCAACACGACCACCACCTACATCGGCAAACTCTACGTCTGTGAGGGAGGAGGCTGTGCCAAATTGTTGTATGCAGGTGGCCAGCGCATCGCGATTAAACAGGTCAGTAGTGGGTCAATCAGTTATTTCCACCCCGATCATTTGGGGTCTACCAGCGTTCTCACCAATGGCAGCGGCACGAAGGAGGAAGACCTGGTCTACTATCCCTATGGGGAAACCTATACCAACACCGGCACCGCCAATGTCGCGTATAAATACACCGGCAAGGAACTGGATGACAGCACCGGCCTCTACTTCTACGAAGCCCGCTACTATGACGCGGCCTTGGGGAGGTTTATCTCTCCAGATACGATTGTGCCTGATCCAGGGAACCCACAGGATTTCAACCGGTATACCTACGCCAACAATAATCCCATTCTGTACAACGATCCCACTGGACACTTTGGGTTCAAATCTATCAAGAAAGGGTTTAAAAAAGTCTCGAACTTTCTCAAAGATAAACTTGGCCCCGTGGGGTTTGTCCTAGCTGCTGTCACAATTCAACGTTGGGACTTCATCACAGGGACAGCCTTTTTAACCCAATCTAAAGAAGGTCGCTATGTCTTAGCTGGAGAAATTATTGTGGCCACGGCAGTCGCGACCTACTATTGTGGCGGGTGTGGAGCTGCTCCATATTTACAAGGAGCGTTGGCAGGGGAACTAAGTTTGGGTACAACTGGCGGCCTCAGTGCCGCCAGAAATGGGGGTGATATCAGTAAGGGCGTGTTATTTGGTACTGCAACCGGGGCGGTCGTTGGTGCAATATCTGGGGGTACATTAGATAAATTTGGGGTTATTGAGCGCACCACTGGCTTGGTAAACCTTCCTACTTTGGGAATGTCTGGTCCCTTTGTTACAGGTACAGCCATTTCAGGGGGAATACTGAGTGCTGGACAAGGAGCAACCGAAGCTTATGCGGGAGGAACAGGAAACTTACATGCGATTTTCAATGGAGCCTCAGCTGGTGCCATACGAGGAGCCATTAAATCTCCTTTTACTACCTATGCTAGTGGTTTATTTTTCAATGGGGATGGAACTAGCTTAGATTTATCTTGGCAGGCACCTGATGGACAAGGGCTAGGAGGAACCACGAATCTTGGAATTCCTATTGGAAGTACGTTGAAAGGAATAAAAAATTTCCTTGATGGCTCCCTTACAAAAGGGATCACAAATTCTATTATCACTGCTGGGGGTTCAGTTGCAGGGGCAGAAATTTTTCGTTAA
- a CDS encoding toxin-antitoxin system HicB family antitoxin, whose amino-acid sequence MRKTRDRLLHPTPFPGHTVIGRPHRPQKPYRFSDRKLEGGSTKILPPTWALANTVKAPLPKGTPKGSYSGKFVVRVDKGLHQALTVAALREGKSLHAYCVGHLQRAVRVLPRSGQSTPVRRARSRKK is encoded by the coding sequence GTGAGGAAAACTAGAGACCGCCTTCTTCATCCTACTCCCTTCCCTGGCCACACCGTCATCGGTCGACCACACAGGCCTCAGAAGCCATACAGGTTCTCAGATAGAAAACTAGAAGGTGGTTCCACAAAAATCCTCCCTCCAACTTGGGCGCTGGCCAATACTGTCAAAGCACCCCTTCCGAAAGGTACGCCCAAAGGTTCGTATTCCGGGAAATTCGTCGTGCGAGTGGATAAGGGCCTCCATCAGGCCTTGACCGTGGCCGCGTTGCGGGAAGGGAAAAGTTTACATGCCTATTGTGTCGGTCATTTGCAACGGGCAGTTCGTGTTTTGCCACGATCGGGCCAATCAACGCCCGTGAGACGCGCC
- a CDS encoding type II toxin-antitoxin system HicB family antitoxin, which yields MERIINLHIEKLPEGVYLATSDELPGLVAQGRTIQETLEIARDVAKKLLEAKQEREGDLPLPPAHEIFDYPLIVNA from the coding sequence ATGGAACGAATCATTAATCTGCATATCGAAAAATTACCGGAGGGTGTGTACCTGGCCACTTCCGATGAGTTGCCAGGGCTTGTGGCACAGGGGCGGACGATTCAAGAAACTTTGGAAATTGCTCGTGACGTCGCCAAAAAACTTTTGGAAGCCAAGCAAGAACGCGAGGGCGATCTCCCTCTTCCACCCGCTCACGAGATTTTTGATTATCCCCTTATCGTGAATGCTTGA